The window GGCGTGCAGCCGGCGTCGGATAGGCCGACGCGGGGATCGGCTCGACGCTCGTGACCTTGAGAGCGAGTTCCGGCAACGCACTGCGGGCACTGGCGAAGATCGCCTCGGCAAAGCCGTGCCAGTTCGTCTCGCCGGCGGAGGTGAGATTGAAGACGCCCGACGCGAAGGCCCCCTCGCGCCGTTCGCGCTGTGCGCCGACGACGATGTGGGCAGTGGCGTCGGCGATGTTGCGCGCCCAGGTCGGTGCGCCGTGCTGGTCGGCGACGACGCGCAGCGCTTCGCGCTCGGCGCCGAGGCGCAGCATCGTGCGCACGAAGTTGCCGCCGCGCGCGGCGAACACCCAGGTGGTGCGCAGGATCAGATGGTCGCAGCCGGAGGCGCGGATCGCCTCTTCGCCGGCGAGCTTGCTGCGGCCGTAGGCGTTGACCGGGGCGACGGGGTCGTCTTCGGTGTAGGGGCCGGATTTGGTGCCGTCGAACACATAGTCGGTCGAGTAGTGGATCAGCAGCGCGCCGGCCGCCTTCGCGGCGCGGGCGAGTTCGCCGGGGGCGGTGCCGTTGATCGTGGTCGCGAGGGCTTCCTCGGATTCGGCCTTGTCGACGGCCGTGTACGCGGCGGCGTTGACGATGACGTCGGGGGAATGTTCGGCGATGAGCGCGGCGAGCGTCTCGGGGCGCGAGAGGTCGCAGCGGCGACGGTCGAGCGCGACGACTTCGCCGAGCGGCATCAGGGCGCGCGCAAGTTCCCAACCGACCTGGCCGTTGGCGCCGGTGACGAGCAGTTTCATTCGAATACCTCGCATTCGGCGAGGGGTTTGCCCTCGCGGTCTTTCGCCGACAGTTGCGGTTCGCTCGCGAGCGGCCACTCGACGCCGACGGAGGGGTCGTTCCAGGCGAGGCAGCGTTCGTGTTCCGGCGCGTAGTAGTCGGTGGTCTTGT is drawn from Azoarcus sp. DN11 and contains these coding sequences:
- the rfbD gene encoding dTDP-4-dehydrorhamnose reductase; this encodes MKLLVTGANGQVGWELARALMPLGEVVALDRRRCDLSRPETLAALIAEHSPDVIVNAAAYTAVDKAESEEALATTINGTAPGELARAAKAAGALLIHYSTDYVFDGTKSGPYTEDDPVAPVNAYGRSKLAGEEAIRASGCDHLILRTTWVFAARGGNFVRTMLRLGAEREALRVVADQHGAPTWARNIADATAHIVVGAQRERREGAFASGVFNLTSAGETNWHGFAEAIFASARSALPELALKVTSVEPIPASAYPTPAARPANSRLTADRLAARFGIAMPPWQDALRRCLEDIAR